The sequence AGTTCCTGACGGTTCCCTCATTAATGCCGAGTTTCTCGGCAATATCTCTCGACTTAATGGGTCTCTTGGTCATCATGTAAAGCTCAACGAGTGCGTTGAGTATTGACGTGTATGTGGATGGTAATTTCTCAACCATCATATTTATTACTTAAACTACTACTAGTATTTAGTAATTTATAATTTTTATTGCGTCGTGAAGTCACGTATGCCTTCACGGGTTAGTCCCTAATTATCCTTAATTATTTATAATTCTGTGACGCGCGGAAAACCCTAACCTTTTTACCACCATAAACCTCGTAACTAAAAGTCACTAAACCACGCCTGGCAAGTGAATTCAACGCCTTATAAACACCCTGGAGAGTCGCAGTACCACTAAGTCTCTCCCACACTTGGTAAGCCGTCAATGGGCTTGAACCCTCCAAAACCCTTAGTATTGCCCCCTGTAGCCTCGTTAAGCCACCCAGTCCTCTACCAACCCTGTACTCCTTCAGCCCTGTGCCCGTTATGACGACCACGTAGTCCCTACCCAGGGAAACCGCGGCTGCGTAAGCCATGGCGGACACGGGCTTAACGTAAAGGCCATTTCTGGCCAATTCAATCATTGACTTAACGGTTTCCTCATCCCCAACATCAACAACCTCAGCTTCGGCCCCTTCAATCAACCAATTAGCCACATCACTGAGAAGACCATTCCTGTGCTTAACAAGGACCAGCCTTGGTAACTCATCAATGAATCCCCAATCACGTAACTCCCTAAATCCCTCATAAATAGCCAGGGCCAGGTAGCCCCTCTCCATGGGCAATACAACGCCCTCTACCTTCCCGACCTGCTCATACAACTCGTATGCAATAGTCTTGATCCCATCCAAAAACAGGGGCTCCCCATAACGCGCACTCAGGTCTTGACCTCCCTCCCTAAACTCGATGTTTACACTCTTCATTGTAGATAACCTAAGTAATTCGGGATAGGCACCAGCCGTGTCTGGATTTACGTAAACCCTAACCCTAACACCGACGGTGCTTGCGTATGTGGCTATCGATAGTGCGAAGTCCTCTTCGAAGGAGATCCTGATCTCGTTACTAGTTACGTTACTGATGAGCACCGATGAGCCTCTGTCCATGAAGGAGCCCGTGGGATTCCTGGACTCATCCTTAATTAACACGCCATTGATCCTCCTGATCCTCGTGAAGCCCTCCCCAAGGGTTACAGCCCTATTGCCGTAGTTCAACGCCGATGCGTACCTTAGGATACTTGGTTTCTCCCTATCGATCCTAAGTGCGTCCCTTGGTTCGGTAATTAATGGAAAACCACACCTGGGGCAAAACAGGTAATCCCCGGCGCCCGTGTATCCACACCTTAGGCACCTCAACCTTATGTTTACTGGCACCGTTTAATTATTTGCCTCACTGTGTTTTAATGGTTATTGCGTGATTAAATCAAAAGTTTCACCATAGCCTACTTCAACCTAGTCACCATCATGTTAAATACCCACCGGATCGAGAAGTTTAATGCCTGTCATGACTAATGAGGTTGGCTTCATAGTCAATGTGGAGAACCCATTGATCTACATAGCCTCCATAAAGAGGAACAGCGGTGTTAATAGGTATGACTACGTCTACATGCCCATGAGGGACTACGTAAATGACAGGGAGGTTAACGTAAACGTCCTTGGCCAAGTACTATGGGTTAGGCGAGAACCCTATAGGATTGGTGCTGATGGTTATGTGGCCGACGTACTCGAGGACATGCCCAGGGACAGCATTGTTGAGGTTGTGCAGGCCAGGGTCATGGTACTCGGCTATAAGTACGGTGATAGGATATACATGCCAAGGACAACGCCGGCCGTGGGCACCCCGGTTTACCTAGCCGACACGGGCATGGTCAGTGAGTTCGTGAATGTGGACCCAGAGAGGGCTCTGTGTATTGGTAGGTTGTCCCTCAGGTCCACCGTGCCCTACTGCATAGACATGAATGGCCTCAGGAGGCACCTGGCCATAATAGCGTCCACGGGTTCGGGAAAGACCTGGTCATCAATAATACTCATTGAGGAACTACTAAGGAAGGGCGCAACAGTACTCGTCATTGACCCACACGGCGAGTACACACACATAAGGAACAGTGTCTCCAGACTCGGCCCTCAATTCGTCGATAGGGTGACCATAATCAGTGCATCGGAGGGAGGCACGGGTGATCTTAGGTACAGGATAAACCTCCTTAGGGTACAACCCGATGTGTTGGCTGACGTGGCAGGCGTGCCAAGGGGGGCCTCGAAGATTAGGTACGCAACATACCTACTGCACTCCCTGGTTAGGGCCATGGTTAAGTACAGTGGTGTTAGGCAATTGGGCACGCTGGACACAATGATCAGGGTAATCAATGAGTTTCTTGAGCATAACGGCAACATCAACATAGAGCGACTAATCAAGCAATACAACGCATCCCTCAGTGAGGAGGGTAGGAGGAAGGTCGATAAAATACTCAATGAGATCAGGGACCTCGTGGACAACAAGCCCAATAGGGCGTTACTGGTTAGCACAAGGGTTTACCTAAGGAAGTTAAGGAGGATCGGCCTCTACACGTATTGGTCACTGCCGTTGAACGATATACTAAGGCCAAGCTCCGTAACAATAATTAACCTAGCTGGTTTGAACGACGAGGTTCAGGACCACGTGGTATACCACGTACTTACCAGGGTGTTTAGGGCCAGGGTGAACCATGTGAGGAACCTGCCGGGCCCCAAGTACCCATTCCCCGTGGTGGTCATCCTCGAGGAGGCCCATAGGTTTGCCCAACCCAGGGCCATTAAGTCAACACTTAGTCTAGGCATTATCTCCAGGATTGCCGGTGAGGGACGTAAGTTCGGCGCCTACCTAGTTGTAATAACCCAGAGGCCGTCTAAGGTTGACCCAGACGTACTCAGCCAATGCAATAGCCAAATAATACTTAGGCTCGTTAATCAAAGGGATATAATGGCCGTACTCAGCGCCAGTGAGGTGCTTAATGAGGAGCTCGGGCGCTTAATACCAATGTTAGACGTTGGTGAGGGTATCGTCGTAGGCCCAATCACGCCACTACCACTCGTGATTAGGCTCAGGGATAGGGTCCTTGATTATGGAGGTTCAGACATAGACCTAAGC is a genomic window of Vulcanisaeta souniana JCM 11219 containing:
- a CDS encoding pyridoxal-phosphate dependent enzyme, encoding MPVNIRLRCLRCGYTGAGDYLFCPRCGFPLITEPRDALRIDREKPSILRYASALNYGNRAVTLGEGFTRIRRINGVLIKDESRNPTGSFMDRGSSVLISNVTSNEIRISFEEDFALSIATYASTVGVRVRVYVNPDTAGAYPELLRLSTMKSVNIEFREGGQDLSARYGEPLFLDGIKTIAYELYEQVGKVEGVVLPMERGYLALAIYEGFRELRDWGFIDELPRLVLVKHRNGLLSDVANWLIEGAEAEVVDVGDEETVKSMIELARNGLYVKPVSAMAYAAAVSLGRDYVVVITGTGLKEYRVGRGLGGLTRLQGAILRVLEGSSPLTAYQVWERLSGTATLQGVYKALNSLARRGLVTFSYEVYGGKKVRVFRASQNYK
- a CDS encoding ATP-binding protein, translated to MTNEVGFIVNVENPLIYIASIKRNSGVNRYDYVYMPMRDYVNDREVNVNVLGQVLWVRREPYRIGADGYVADVLEDMPRDSIVEVVQARVMVLGYKYGDRIYMPRTTPAVGTPVYLADTGMVSEFVNVDPERALCIGRLSLRSTVPYCIDMNGLRRHLAIIASTGSGKTWSSIILIEELLRKGATVLVIDPHGEYTHIRNSVSRLGPQFVDRVTIISASEGGTGDLRYRINLLRVQPDVLADVAGVPRGASKIRYATYLLHSLVRAMVKYSGVRQLGTLDTMIRVINEFLEHNGNINIERLIKQYNASLSEEGRRKVDKILNEIRDLVDNKPNRALLVSTRVYLRKLRRIGLYTYWSLPLNDILRPSSVTIINLAGLNDEVQDHVVYHVLTRVFRARVNHVRNLPGPKYPFPVVVILEEAHRFAQPRAIKSTLSLGIISRIAGEGRKFGAYLVVITQRPSKVDPDVLSQCNSQIILRLVNQRDIMAVLSASEVLNEELGRLIPMLDVGEGIVVGPITPLPLVIRLRDRVLDYGGSDIDLSKAWGVVGAGVDDVRRGVEKALGTRVGVNGVLEALPLINEVSDVSMELGIIRGRVGGSYVEVRVNDNSWSCEACGSPYDPCPHVIALTAKAIKDGLLKVG